TCTGCTGGGACTCGGTCGGATCGAAGCCGAGGATCCCGATCGGCTCGCCCCGGACGTCGACGGCCGCGAACACGGTCTCCGCCGAGTGCGCACCGCTCGATTCCCGCTGCGCCGGAACGAGCCGGTCGCGCACGAACCCCAGCATGCTCAGCGAGTCGATCTGCTGCAGGGTCAGCTGCGAACCGCCCAGGGAGTCCCGGGTCTTGATGAGTTCGGTGTCGATCTGGTCCAGCAGGTAGTACCGCATGCCCATCACGCTCACGGCGGTCGCCGCGACGATGCCGATGGCGAGGAGCGCCACGTTGGCCAGCGTCAGCTTGCCGCGCAGCGAGTGGATGCCGTGCCGGCAACGGGGCAGGCGGACCTTCATGCGAGCCCGTATCCGACACCGCGCCGGGTGGTGATCACCGGCGGTCCCAGGGCGTCCAGCTTGCGCCGCAGATAGCTGATGTAAGTCTCGACGACCGTCGACTCGGGCGGGGCGTGCTCGTACTGCCAGACATGGCGCAGGAGTTGCTCCTTGGGCACGATCCGGCCGCCGTTGCGCACCAGGAAGCGCAGCAGGGCGTACTCGGTGGGGGTGAGCTGGACCGTGCGTCCGTCGCGGTGCACCGAGTACGTCGTCTCGTCCAGCTCAAGGTCGCCGTACCGCAGCGGTGGGCGCTGCGGCAGGACGTCGGCCGGGCGGGTGCGGCGCAGCACCGCGGTGATCCGGGCGACGACCTCGTCGATGTTGAACGGCTTGGTGATGTAGTCGTCGCCGAAGCCGAGAGCGCCGACGATCTCGGCGGGGGAGTCCCGCGCGGTCAGGAAGACCAGGGCCAGGTCCGCTCTCTGGGCGCGCAGTTCGCGGCCGAGGGCACGGCCGTCGCCGTCGGGCAGCATGACGTCGAGCAGGGCAACGTCCGGCCTGGTCCGCCCGGCGAGCGCGAGCGCCTCGCGGACGGTGCCCGCGACCATCACCTCGAACCGGTGGTAGCGCAGGGCGATGGCGAGCACGTCGGCGATGCTCACCTCGTCCTCCACGACCAGCACGGTGCCCGGATTCGCGCTCTCTCCACCGGCCAGGCCCTCAGCCGTTCCCCCAGTCATGACCCCAGTATCGGCCGGGCCACTGACAGTGGGGCCGGTTGCCGCTTTGGAGTTCCTTGAGAGTCATGGGCATCCCATGTCCACGCGTGCGTGCCGCCGCCGATCCTGTTGCCAGGACCTGGGGGACCAACCGACCGACCTACTGAGGAGAGTTGAGCGTGGCGGCATTGGCACGCTGGTGCTACCGGCACCGGCTGGTGGTCCTGTTGCTGTGGGTGGGGGCGTTGTTCGGGCTCGGCGCGGCGGGTTCGTCCGCGGGCACGAACTACGCGGACGTCTTCTCGCTTCCCGACACGGACTCCAAGACGGCGTACGACCAGATGGCGAAGGCCTTCCCGGAACGCGCGGGCGACACCGACACGGTGGTGTGGAAGGTCGAGCAGGGCTCGGTACGGGACGCGTCCGTACGATCCCGGATCGAGCCCGCCCTGAAGGAGATCGGCGCCATGAAGGGCGTCGGCGAGGTCACCGACCCGTACGGGGCGCGGGGCGCGGCACAGATCAGCCGGGACGGGCGGATCGCGTACGCCCAGGTCACCTTCGCCGAGCAGGCGAACGCCGTACCGAAGGACCTGGTGCAGGACGTCGTCGACGCGGCGGAGCACGCGCGCGGTGACGGCCTCCAGGTCGAACTGGGCGGGCAGGCCATCACGCGCGTGCAGGAGCCGCCCACCGGCACCGCCGAGATCGTCGGCATCCTCGCGGCGGCCGTCGTGCTCTACCTGGCCTTCGGCTCGCTCTTCGCGATGCTGCTGCCGATCCTGATCGCCTTGTTCGGCGTGGGCACCGGAATGTTCTCCACGACCCTGCTCAGCCATGTCACCAACGTGCCCGAACTCGCCTCCCTGCTCTCCACACTGATCGGCCTGGGCGTCGGCATCGACTACGCCCTGTTCATCGTCACCCGGCACCGCAAGGGCATCCAACGCGGCCTGGACCCCGAGGAGTCGGCGGTCGCCGCCCTCGACACCTCCGGGCGGGCCGTGCTGTTCGCGGGCGGCACGGTGTGCATCGCGCTCGCCGGCATGCTGGTGACCAACCTGCGCTTCCTGGACGGCGTGGTCATCGGCACCTCGCTGACCGTCGTCCTGAGCGTGCTCGCCGCCGTGACCCTGCTGCCCGCCCTGCTCGGCCTCCTGGGCCACCGGGTGCTCAGCCGCCGCCAGCGGCGCAAGCTCGCCGCGAGCGGCCCCGAGACGGACCGTGCCGGCGGCCTCGCCGCCCGCTGGTCCGCGACCGTCGAACGCCGCCCGCGCGCGGTCGCGGTCCTCGCGATCGCCGTGATGGCGCTGCTCGCCCTGCCGCTGCTGTCCCTGCGCCTGGGCACCGTCGACCAGGGCAACGACGATGCCTCGTCGACCACCAGGAAGGCGTACGACCTGCTCGCCGAGGGCTTCGGCCCCGGCTTCAACGGACCGCTCCAGGTCGTCGTGACCGGCGACGCGGGCGAGTCCCTGGTGACGAGCATCCGGCAGACCCGGGGCGTGGCCCAGGTGGCCGCCGCGCCCCCCGCGGGCGGCGTCACCGTCATCCAGGTCGTCCCGACCACCTCACCGCAGGCCAAGGAGACCGACGACCTCATCGACACCCTGCGCGACGAGGTGATCCCGGACGCGGGCGTCCAGGCGCATGTGGGCGGCGTCACGGCGGTCTCCAAGGACTTCGCGTCGGTGACGGCCGACCGGCTGCCGCTGTTCGTCGCCACGATCATCGGCCTGGGCTTCCTGCTGCTCCTGATCGCGTTCCGCTCGGTGGTGGTCCCGCTGACGGCCGCCCTGATGAACCTGATCGCGGCGGCGGCCTCCTTCGGTGTCCTCGTCGCGGTCTTCCAGTGGGGCTGGGGCCTGGACATGCTCGGCCTCGGCAAGGAGGGCCCCATCGCGGCCTTCCTACCGATCATCATGCTGTCGCTCCTGTTCGGCCTCTCGATGGACTACCAGGTGTTCCTGGTCAGCCGGATGCACGAGGAGTGGGTCCACACGAGGGACAACGCGCGCGCGGTACGCGTCGGCCTGGCCGAGACCAGCCGCGTCATCAACAGCGCCGCCCTGATCATGGTCTGCGTCTTCCTGGCGTTCGTGCTCAGCGGCGACTACGGCGCCGCCATGGCCGGCGTGGGACTCGCCGCCGCGGTCGCCCTGGACGCCTTCATCCTGCGTACCGCCCTGGTGCCGGCCGCGATGCATCTGCTCGGCGACGCCAACTGGTGGCTGCCGCAGTGGCTGGACAAGCGGCTGCCGCACCTCGCGGTCGAGCCGAAGGAGGAGCCGGCCGCGCCGACCGAGGCTCCCGCGCGGGGCGGCCCGGCATCGGCCGTCCACGGCTTCGTCCGTACGACGGAGGGGGAGCCGGTGGAGGGCGTGGCGCTGACCCTGCTGTCGGCCGGGGGCCGGCAACTGGACCGCGTGATGTCGCTGGCCGACGGCTCGTACATCGTCTCGGTCCCGGCGCCGGGCACGTATCTGCTGGCGGCCACGGCCGCTTCGTACGGCTCCCGTGCTCGGCACGTCGTGGTGGGTGAGGGCCCGCTGGTGCATGACGTGGAGCTGGCCGACGGCGAGGTGGACGCCGTCAACTGACGTGGCTACGACTTCCTGCCGGGGTCCGGCATCACCTTCGTCATCCCCGGCAGGAAGTCCGTGAACAGCTCGTGCACCTCCCGTACGAGCGGCCGCAGCACCCGGAACCGGGCCAGCGACACGCCCCTCGCGGTGAGCTTGGCGCCGCGCTCCGCGAGCCGGTAGCTCCGCTCGCGGCCCTCCGTGCGGTCGAAGATCCAGTACAGGACGAGCCCCATCTGGGAGAGCCACATCAACTCGGGCAGGATGTCCCGGAGTTCCTCGGGAACCTTCGTCTTCGTCGCGCCCCGCAGCACCTCGCGGTGTACGGCGATCGCCTCCACGCGTGCGTGCTCCGACTCGGGCGAGAAGGGGCTGAGCGGGCTGTCGGGGTCGGCGGCGTTCTTGAAGAACTGCACAGCGAACTCGTGGTAAGGCTGTGCGATGTCCAGCCAGACCTTCAGCACGCCCGCGAGGCGCGCCTCCAGGTCGTTCTCCCGGGCCAGGACATCCCGGACCGCCACCTGGTGCTCGGCGGCGATCCGGTCGTAGAAGCCCTGGATCAGGTGCTCCTTGCCGGCGAAGTAGTAGTACGCGTTGCCGACGGAGACACCTGCCTCCTGGGCGATGGCCCGCATGGTGGTCTTGTCGTACCC
This is a stretch of genomic DNA from Streptomyces sp. NBC_00285. It encodes these proteins:
- a CDS encoding MMPL family transporter, producing the protein MARWCYRHRLVVLLLWVGALFGLGAAGSSAGTNYADVFSLPDTDSKTAYDQMAKAFPERAGDTDTVVWKVEQGSVRDASVRSRIEPALKEIGAMKGVGEVTDPYGARGAAQISRDGRIAYAQVTFAEQANAVPKDLVQDVVDAAEHARGDGLQVELGGQAITRVQEPPTGTAEIVGILAAAVVLYLAFGSLFAMLLPILIALFGVGTGMFSTTLLSHVTNVPELASLLSTLIGLGVGIDYALFIVTRHRKGIQRGLDPEESAVAALDTSGRAVLFAGGTVCIALAGMLVTNLRFLDGVVIGTSLTVVLSVLAAVTLLPALLGLLGHRVLSRRQRRKLAASGPETDRAGGLAARWSATVERRPRAVAVLAIAVMALLALPLLSLRLGTVDQGNDDASSTTRKAYDLLAEGFGPGFNGPLQVVVTGDAGESLVTSIRQTRGVAQVAAAPPAGGVTVIQVVPTTSPQAKETDDLIDTLRDEVIPDAGVQAHVGGVTAVSKDFASVTADRLPLFVATIIGLGFLLLLIAFRSVVVPLTAALMNLIAAAASFGVLVAVFQWGWGLDMLGLGKEGPIAAFLPIIMLSLLFGLSMDYQVFLVSRMHEEWVHTRDNARAVRVGLAETSRVINSAALIMVCVFLAFVLSGDYGAAMAGVGLAAAVALDAFILRTALVPAAMHLLGDANWWLPQWLDKRLPHLAVEPKEEPAAPTEAPARGGPASAVHGFVRTTEGEPVEGVALTLLSAGGRQLDRVMSLADGSYIVSVPAPGTYLLAATAASYGSRARHVVVGEGPLVHDVELADGEVDAVN
- a CDS encoding response regulator transcription factor, which translates into the protein MTGGTAEGLAGGESANPGTVLVVEDEVSIADVLAIALRYHRFEVMVAGTVREALALAGRTRPDVALLDVMLPDGDGRALGRELRAQRADLALVFLTARDSPAEIVGALGFGDDYITKPFNIDEVVARITAVLRRTRPADVLPQRPPLRYGDLELDETTYSVHRDGRTVQLTPTEYALLRFLVRNGGRIVPKEQLLRHVWQYEHAPPESTVVETYISYLRRKLDALGPPVITTRRGVGYGLA
- a CDS encoding TetR family transcriptional regulator, which gives rise to MPANNDGPDEGSTPSKSETSKSEQTRALILETAMRLFQERGYDKTTMRAIAQEAGVSVGNAYYYFAGKEHLIQGFYDRIAAEHQVAVRDVLARENDLEARLAGVLKVWLDIAQPYHEFAVQFFKNAADPDSPLSPFSPESEHARVEAIAVHREVLRGATKTKVPEELRDILPELMWLSQMGLVLYWIFDRTEGRERSYRLAERGAKLTARGVSLARFRVLRPLVREVHELFTDFLPGMTKVMPDPGRKS